A single window of Eucalyptus grandis isolate ANBG69807.140 chromosome 1, ASM1654582v1, whole genome shotgun sequence DNA harbors:
- the LOC104422605 gene encoding dnaJ protein ERDJ3A, with protein MKIRRPSLVILWLLCLSALEARSIDPYKVLGVEKNASQREIQKAFHKLSLQYHPDKNKNKGAQEKFSEINNAYEILSDEEKKKNYDLYGDEKGNPGFDAGNSGGHGGYSYAGNPGGHGGYSYFTNGGPGETHFSFRPGGWQSAGGQGASQGFSYHFGGSGGQSPFNFGFDDIFASMFGRGRFGGFESARSQSGSKGPSKSIRSINSQVFRKEVVNKGMTWLLLFETPTLMNNHLESVVEEVGHSLEGVVKVGRVNCESEPSFCKDLGTYPRKVPRLFVYAYKHGDSGSLVEYKGDLIAKDLRTFCRENLPRFSKRVDLNHLKFSFGDGDSLPGVMLLSSKKDTPTIWRALSGLYHKRFNFYDLQVHDVSDPAIRKLGINALPAIVGSLSNGEKHILKAGISVKDMNTAINELSALLDGFERQNKKSDSSRARKAQTESVNEQIPLLKGANFDDLCGQSSPLCIIGAFRSSRARKELESILSVFSKKSFSRKRSSSSGNRDSISYALLDASKQPAFLNAFDKSGYKSNDKVLVAYKHRKGKFAIYAKELNTEQVEQFISSVLNGDVTFTKTRQPPKLT; from the exons ATGAAGATCCGTCGACCGTCGTTGGTGATCCTGTGGCTCCTGTGCCTTTCCGCCCTGGAAGCCAGGAGCATCGACCCTTACAAG GTTCTTGGGGTTGAGAAAAACGCTAGTCAGCGGGAAATTCAGAAGGCCTTCCATAA GCTCTCTCTTCAGTATCACCCAgataagaacaaaaataaaggtGCCCAAGAAAAGTTCTCAGAGATCAATAATG cCTATGAGATTTTGTCtgatgaagagaagaaaaagaattatgatTTGTATGGAGATGAAAAGGGTAATCCTGGTTTTGATGCTGGCAATTCTGGTGGTCATGGTGGATACTCTTACGCTGGCAATCCTGGTGGCCATGGTGGATACTCTTACTTTACCAATGGTGGGCCTGGAGaaactcatttttctttcagACCAGGTGGATGGCAGAGTGCAGGTGGCCAGGGAGCTTCCCAGGGCTTTTCATATCACTTTGGTGGTTCTGGTGGTCAGAGCCCGTTCAACTTTggttttgatgatatatttgcCAGCATGTTTGGCAGGGGCCGGTTTGGTGGTTTTGAATCAGCAAGGTCTCAGTCCGGTTCTAAAGGTCCATCAAAGAGTATTAGGAGCATAAATTCACAGGTGTTCAGGAAAGAAGTAGTGAATAAAGGAATGACTTGGCTTTTGTTATTTGAGACACCCACGTTAATGAATAATCACCTGGAATCTGTGGTAGAGGAGGTCGGCCATTCTTTGGAAGGAGTTGTGAAG GTCGGACGGGTGAATTGTGAGAGCGAGCCTTCTTTTTGTAAGGACCTTGGCACTTATCCTCGCAAAGTGCCAAGGTTATTTGTTTATGCCTACAAGCATGGTGATAGCGGTTCTTTGGTGGAGTACAAAGGTGATCTCATTGCAAAAGATTTGAGAACTTTCTGCCGTGAAAACCTGCCTCGATTCTCAAAACGAGTTGACCTGAACCATCTCAAGTTTTCCTTCGGTGATGGAGATAGCTTACCTGGGGTGATGCTTCTTTCATCCAAGAAGGATACTCCTACCATTTGGCGTGCTCTTAGCGGCCTGTACCACAAGCGCTTCAATTTTTATGACTTGCAG GTTCATGATGTTTCTGATCCAGCTattagaaaattagggatcaatGCTCTTCCAGCTATAGTTGGTTCGCTGAGTAATGGGGAGAAGCATATTTTGAAAGCAGGCATTTCTGTGAAAGACATGAACACTGCTATCAATGAACTGAGCGCCTTACTTGACGGTTTTGAGAGGCAGAACAAGAAATCAGATTCAAGTCGAGCTAGAAAGGCACAGACTGAGTCAGTTAATGAGCAGATACCTCTTCTGAAAGGTGCAAATTTTGATGACTTATGTGGACAAAGTTCTCCACTTTGCATCATTGGTGCATTCAGATCCTCGAGGGCAAGGAAAGAGTTGGAATCAATTCTATCTGTG TTCTCTAAGaagtcattttcaaggaaaCGGAGTTCATCCAGTGGAAACCGAGATTCCATCTCCTATGCCCTTTTGGATGCTAGCAAGCAGCCAGCTTTTTTAAACGCATTTGACAAGTCAGGATATAAATCAAATGATAAGGTACTTGTTGCCTACAAGCATCGAAAGGGGAAGTTCGCAATTTATGCAAAAGAATTAAACACGGAACAAGTAGAACAGTTTATTAGCTCAGTTCTCAATGGAGATGTAACATTCACGAAGACGAGGCAGCCTCCAAAGCTCACCTAA
- the LOC104422429 gene encoding importin-11 isoform X1: MALSASDLPAVYALLANSMSGDERVRKPAEAALGEFESRPGFCSCLMEVITAKDLASQVDVRLMASVYFKNSVNRYWRTRRDTPGISADEKAHLRQKLLSHLREENYQIAVMLAVLISKIARFDYPKEWPDLFSILGQQLQSADTLTSHRIFMIIFRTLKELSTKRLTSDQKNFAEISSRFFDYCWHLWQSDVKTILSGFSALSQTSEQQNDELYLTCERWLLCLKIIRQLIISGFPSDSKSMQEVRPVKEVSPVFLTVIQSLLPYYSSFQKGYPKFWDFIRRVCTKLMKVLISIQGRHPYSFGDKCVLPPVMEFCLNIIIDPKANVMSFEEFIIQCMIMVKSLLECKEYKQSLTGRVVDENGVSPEQMKKNISAVIGSLLLSLLPSDRIVLLCNVLIRRYFVLTAGDLEEWYQNPESFHHEQDMVQWTEKLRPCAEALYIVLFENNSQLLGPVVVSILQEAMNGCPTSTMEVTPGLLLKDAAYGAAAYVYYELSNYLSFKDWFNGALSLELSNDHPNMRIIHRKVALILGHWVSEIKDDTKRPVYCALIKLLQHKDLAVRLAACRSLCSHIEDANFLQSEFTDLVAICFNLCFNLVEDVQEFDSKVQVLNLISVLLAYVNDMVPFSSKLIEFFQKVWEESSGESLLQIQILIGLRNFVIALGYQSPICYNMLLPILEKGIDINSPDELNLLEDSMLLWEAAISHAPSMVPQLLSYFPCLVEIMERSFDHLQVAVNIIEGYIILGGLEFLRTHASSIAKLLDLIVGNVNDRGLLSTLPVIDVLIQCFPVEVPPLINSTLQKLIIMCLSGGDDRDPSKTAVKSSAAVIIARILVMNTSYFAQLTSEPSLFLSLQNTGVKVKDSVLLCLVDTWLDKVDNVGSIQKKTLGLALSIILTLRMPQVLDKLDQILSICTSVIMGGNDEANEEESGSDTTGSSGGQFEAIPSKELRRRQVDIDWLPSNLVHTNIKFSDPVNQLSLESSVRENLQACANIHGESFNSAISRMHPAAFAQLKQALKMQ, from the exons ATGGCGCTATCGGCTTCCGACCTCCCCGCCGTCTACGCCCTGCTCGCCAATTCGATGAGCGGCGACGAGAGGGTGCGCAAGCCGGCCGAGGCCGCGCTCGGCGAGTTCGAGAGCAGGCCCGGCTTCTGCTCCTGTCTCATG GAAGTGATAACCGCGAAGGATTTGGCATCTCAAGTGGACGTCCGCTTGATGGCGTCGGTGTATTTCAAGAACAGCGTCAACCGGTACTGGAGGACCAGGCGCGATACCCC GGGAATCAGCGCTGATGAGAAGGCCCATCTGAGGCAAAAGCTGTTGTCCCATTTGAGAGAAGAGAACTATCAG ATAGCTGTGATGTTGGCTGTACTCATCTCAAAAATAGCTCGTTTTGATTATCCAAAAGAGTG gcCGGAcctcttttctattttgggcCAACAGCTTCAGTCAGCGGATACTCTTACTTCACACAGAATTTTTATGATAATCTTCCGAACTCTAAAGGAGTTGTCAACTAAACGGCTTACATCGGACCAAAAAAACTTTGCTGAG ATATCCTCCCGTTTCTTTGATTATTGCTGGCACCTATGGCAGAGTGATGTAAAGACTATATTGTCTGGTTTCTCGGCACTTTCTCAAACTTCTGAGCAGCAAAATGATGAACTATATTTGACGTGTGAGCGATGGTTGTTGTGTCTCAAAATCATAAGACAGCTAATAATTTCAGGATTTCCAAGTGATTCAAAAAGCATGCAG GAGGTCCGACCTGTTAAGGAGGTCTCTCCTGTGTTCTTGACTGTCATTCAGTCTCTTCTCCCTTACT ATTCATCTTTTCAGAAGGGATATCCTAAATTCTGGGACTTCATAAGGAGAGTGTGCACAAAGTTAATGAAGGTTTTAATCTCGATTCAAGGAAGGCATCCTTATTCATTTGGTGATAAATGCGTTCTTCCACCTGTAATGGAGTTCTGTTTGAATATTATAATAGATCCCAAGGCCAATGTGATGTCATTTGAGGAGTTCATTATTCAGTGTATGATAATGGTAAAATCTTTACTCGAATGTAAAGAGTACAAGCAAAGTCTCACTGGCCGAGTGGTAGATGAAAATGGGGTGTCCCCGGAGCAGATGAAGAAAAACATTTCTGCTGTCATTGGAAGTCTCCTTCTGTCTCTTTTACCTAGCGATCGCATAGTACTCCTGTGCAATGTCCTGATCAGAAG GTACTTCGTTCTGACAGCGGGTGATTTGGAGGAATGGTACCAAAACCCAGAGTCTTTTCATCATGAACAAGATATGGTTCAATGGACAGAGAAATTAAGACCATGTGCTGAAGCTCTATACATCGTTTTGTTTGAAAATAACAGTCAA CTACTAGGTCCTGTTGTGGTTTCCATCCTTCAAGAAGCAATGAATGGTTGTCCTACTTCCACAATGGAAGTCACTCCGGGATTGCTTCTGAAAGATGCTGCTTATGGGGCGGCTGCATATGTTTATTATGAGCTGTCAAACTACCTGAGCTTCAAAGATTG GTTCAATGGTGCACTATCTCTTGAACTCTCAAATGATCATCCTAACATGCGGATCATTCATAGGAAGGTTGCACTGATATTGGGACACTGGGTCTCTGAG ATCAAAGATGATACAAAAAGACCAGTGTACTGTGCTTTGATAAAGCTTCTGCAGCACAAGGACCTAGCAGTCAGG TTGGCAGCCTGTAGGTCCTTGTGTTCACACATTGAAGATGCAAACTTCTTGCAAAGTGAATTCACTGATCTTGTTGCAATCTGCTTTAATCTCTGCTTTAATTTAGTGGAGGATGTCCAGGAATTTGATTCAAAG GTTCaggttttaaatttgatttcagTACTACTTGCATACGTGAATGATATGGTTCCATTTTCAAGCAAACTGATTGAATTCTTTCAGAAG GTATGGGAGGAATCTTCTGGTGAAAGTCTATTACAGATTCAAATTCTCATTGGCCTCCGGAACTTTGTCATTGCTCTTGGCTATCAGTCACCCATTTGCTATAACATGCTACTGCCCATTCTGGAAAAGGGAATTGATATAAATAGCCCGGATGAACTTAATCTTCTCGAGGATAGTATGCTG TTATGGGAAGCTGCCATTTCTCATGCTCCTTCAATGGTACCCCAGCTGTTGTCATACTTCCCATGTTTGGTCGAAATCATGGAAAGAAGTTTTGATCACTTGCAG GTTGCTGTCAACATTATCGAGGGTTACATCATTTTGGgcggtttagaatttttgagaACACATGCTTCCAGCATTGCAAAGCTGCTTGACTTAATTGTTGGAAATGTGAACGATAGAGGCCTCCTATCCACTCTGCCAGTCATTGATGTTCTGATTCAG TGCTTTCCTGTGGAGGTACCGCCATTGATTAACAGTACTCTTCAG AAATTGATTATTATGTGCTTGAGTGGAGGAGATGATCGAGATCCATCAAAGACAGCTGTAAAGTCATCTGCTGCTGTAATAATAGCAAGGATTTTGGTGATGAACACAAGTTACTTTGCACAGTTAACTTCAGAGCCCTCCCTTTTCTTGTCACTTCAAAACACAGGAGTGAAAGTGAAAGACAGTGTACTACTTTGCCTTGTAGACACATGGCTTGACAAG GTTGACAATGTGGGTTCCATCCAAAAGAAGACACTTGGATTAGCCCTTTCTATTATTCTGACCCTGAGAATGCCTCAAGTTCTTGACAAGCTTGATCAGATCCTGAG CATCTGCACGAGTGTAATCATGGGTGGAAATGATGAGGCGAATGAGGAAGAGTCCGG TAGTGATACTACGGGCTCAAGTGGAGGTCAATTTGAAGCCATTCCAAGTAAAGAGTTAAGAAGAAGACAGGTGGACATTGATTGGCTTCCCTCAAACCTAGTACATACAAAT ATAAAGTTCTCAGACCCTGTCAACCAGTTATCACTAGAGAGCTCAGTCCGGGAAAATCTTCAAGCATGTGCTAACATCCATGGAGAATCGTTTAATTCTGCCATCAGCAGAATGCATCCAGCTGCATTTGCACAATTGAAGCAAGCGCTGAAGATGCAATAG
- the LOC104422429 gene encoding importin-11 isoform X2 encodes MALSASDLPAVYALLANSMSGDERVRKPAEAALGEFESRPGFCSCLMEVITAKDLASQVDVRLMASVYFKNSVNRYWRTRRDTPGISADEKAHLRQKLLSHLREENYQIAVMLAVLISKIARFDYPKEWPDLFSILGQQLQSADTLTSHRIFMIIFRTLKELSTKRLTSDQKNFAEISSRFFDYCWHLWQSDVKTILSGFSALSQTSEQQNDELYLTCERWLLCLKIIRQLIISGFPSDSKSMQEVRPVKEVSPVFLTVIQSLLPYYSSFQKGYPKFWDFIRRVCTKLMKVLISIQGRHPYSFGDKCVLPPVMEFCLNIIIDPKANVMSFEEFIIQCMIMVKSLLECKEYKQSLTGRVVDENGVSPEQMKKNISAVIGSLLLSLLPSDRIVLLCNVLIRRYFVLTAGDLEEWYQNPESFHHEQDMVQWTEKLRPCAEALYIVLFENNSQLLGPVVVSILQEAMNGCPTSTMEVTPGLLLKDAAYGAAAYVYYELSNYLSFKDWFNGALSLELSNDHPNMRIIHRKVALILGHWVSEIKDDTKRPVYCALIKLLQHKDLAVRLAACRSLCSHIEDANFLQSEFTDLVAICFNLCFNLVEDVQEFDSKVQVLNLISVLLAYVNDMVPFSSKLIEFFQKVWEESSGESLLQIQILIGLRNFVIALGYQSPICYNMLLPILEKGIDINSPDELNLLEDSMLLWEAAISHAPSMVPQLLSYFPCLVEIMERSFDHLQVAVNIIEGYIILGGLEFLRTHASSIAKLLDLIVGNVNDRGLLSTLPVIDVLIQCFPVEVPPLINSTLQKLIIMCLSGGDDRDPSKTAVKSSAAVIIARILVMNTSYFAQLTSEPSLFLSLQNTGVKVKDSVLLCLVDTWLDKVDNVGSIQKKTLGLALSIILTLRMPQVLDKLDQILSICTSVIMGGNDEANEEESGSDTTGSSGGQFEAIPSKELRRRQIKFSDPVNQLSLESSVRENLQACANIHGESFNSAISRMHPAAFAQLKQALKMQ; translated from the exons ATGGCGCTATCGGCTTCCGACCTCCCCGCCGTCTACGCCCTGCTCGCCAATTCGATGAGCGGCGACGAGAGGGTGCGCAAGCCGGCCGAGGCCGCGCTCGGCGAGTTCGAGAGCAGGCCCGGCTTCTGCTCCTGTCTCATG GAAGTGATAACCGCGAAGGATTTGGCATCTCAAGTGGACGTCCGCTTGATGGCGTCGGTGTATTTCAAGAACAGCGTCAACCGGTACTGGAGGACCAGGCGCGATACCCC GGGAATCAGCGCTGATGAGAAGGCCCATCTGAGGCAAAAGCTGTTGTCCCATTTGAGAGAAGAGAACTATCAG ATAGCTGTGATGTTGGCTGTACTCATCTCAAAAATAGCTCGTTTTGATTATCCAAAAGAGTG gcCGGAcctcttttctattttgggcCAACAGCTTCAGTCAGCGGATACTCTTACTTCACACAGAATTTTTATGATAATCTTCCGAACTCTAAAGGAGTTGTCAACTAAACGGCTTACATCGGACCAAAAAAACTTTGCTGAG ATATCCTCCCGTTTCTTTGATTATTGCTGGCACCTATGGCAGAGTGATGTAAAGACTATATTGTCTGGTTTCTCGGCACTTTCTCAAACTTCTGAGCAGCAAAATGATGAACTATATTTGACGTGTGAGCGATGGTTGTTGTGTCTCAAAATCATAAGACAGCTAATAATTTCAGGATTTCCAAGTGATTCAAAAAGCATGCAG GAGGTCCGACCTGTTAAGGAGGTCTCTCCTGTGTTCTTGACTGTCATTCAGTCTCTTCTCCCTTACT ATTCATCTTTTCAGAAGGGATATCCTAAATTCTGGGACTTCATAAGGAGAGTGTGCACAAAGTTAATGAAGGTTTTAATCTCGATTCAAGGAAGGCATCCTTATTCATTTGGTGATAAATGCGTTCTTCCACCTGTAATGGAGTTCTGTTTGAATATTATAATAGATCCCAAGGCCAATGTGATGTCATTTGAGGAGTTCATTATTCAGTGTATGATAATGGTAAAATCTTTACTCGAATGTAAAGAGTACAAGCAAAGTCTCACTGGCCGAGTGGTAGATGAAAATGGGGTGTCCCCGGAGCAGATGAAGAAAAACATTTCTGCTGTCATTGGAAGTCTCCTTCTGTCTCTTTTACCTAGCGATCGCATAGTACTCCTGTGCAATGTCCTGATCAGAAG GTACTTCGTTCTGACAGCGGGTGATTTGGAGGAATGGTACCAAAACCCAGAGTCTTTTCATCATGAACAAGATATGGTTCAATGGACAGAGAAATTAAGACCATGTGCTGAAGCTCTATACATCGTTTTGTTTGAAAATAACAGTCAA CTACTAGGTCCTGTTGTGGTTTCCATCCTTCAAGAAGCAATGAATGGTTGTCCTACTTCCACAATGGAAGTCACTCCGGGATTGCTTCTGAAAGATGCTGCTTATGGGGCGGCTGCATATGTTTATTATGAGCTGTCAAACTACCTGAGCTTCAAAGATTG GTTCAATGGTGCACTATCTCTTGAACTCTCAAATGATCATCCTAACATGCGGATCATTCATAGGAAGGTTGCACTGATATTGGGACACTGGGTCTCTGAG ATCAAAGATGATACAAAAAGACCAGTGTACTGTGCTTTGATAAAGCTTCTGCAGCACAAGGACCTAGCAGTCAGG TTGGCAGCCTGTAGGTCCTTGTGTTCACACATTGAAGATGCAAACTTCTTGCAAAGTGAATTCACTGATCTTGTTGCAATCTGCTTTAATCTCTGCTTTAATTTAGTGGAGGATGTCCAGGAATTTGATTCAAAG GTTCaggttttaaatttgatttcagTACTACTTGCATACGTGAATGATATGGTTCCATTTTCAAGCAAACTGATTGAATTCTTTCAGAAG GTATGGGAGGAATCTTCTGGTGAAAGTCTATTACAGATTCAAATTCTCATTGGCCTCCGGAACTTTGTCATTGCTCTTGGCTATCAGTCACCCATTTGCTATAACATGCTACTGCCCATTCTGGAAAAGGGAATTGATATAAATAGCCCGGATGAACTTAATCTTCTCGAGGATAGTATGCTG TTATGGGAAGCTGCCATTTCTCATGCTCCTTCAATGGTACCCCAGCTGTTGTCATACTTCCCATGTTTGGTCGAAATCATGGAAAGAAGTTTTGATCACTTGCAG GTTGCTGTCAACATTATCGAGGGTTACATCATTTTGGgcggtttagaatttttgagaACACATGCTTCCAGCATTGCAAAGCTGCTTGACTTAATTGTTGGAAATGTGAACGATAGAGGCCTCCTATCCACTCTGCCAGTCATTGATGTTCTGATTCAG TGCTTTCCTGTGGAGGTACCGCCATTGATTAACAGTACTCTTCAG AAATTGATTATTATGTGCTTGAGTGGAGGAGATGATCGAGATCCATCAAAGACAGCTGTAAAGTCATCTGCTGCTGTAATAATAGCAAGGATTTTGGTGATGAACACAAGTTACTTTGCACAGTTAACTTCAGAGCCCTCCCTTTTCTTGTCACTTCAAAACACAGGAGTGAAAGTGAAAGACAGTGTACTACTTTGCCTTGTAGACACATGGCTTGACAAG GTTGACAATGTGGGTTCCATCCAAAAGAAGACACTTGGATTAGCCCTTTCTATTATTCTGACCCTGAGAATGCCTCAAGTTCTTGACAAGCTTGATCAGATCCTGAG CATCTGCACGAGTGTAATCATGGGTGGAAATGATGAGGCGAATGAGGAAGAGTCCGG TAGTGATACTACGGGCTCAAGTGGAGGTCAATTTGAAGCCATTCCAAGTAAAGAGTTAAGAAGAAGACAG ATAAAGTTCTCAGACCCTGTCAACCAGTTATCACTAGAGAGCTCAGTCCGGGAAAATCTTCAAGCATGTGCTAACATCCATGGAGAATCGTTTAATTCTGCCATCAGCAGAATGCATCCAGCTGCATTTGCACAATTGAAGCAAGCGCTGAAGATGCAATAG